TTGAAATGGAGAATAAGTCTATACTCGTCCCTATTCATCATAGTCTTATTATAGATGTTGATCATTCTCTTAACAGACTTGTACTGGAAATGCACGAAGGGTTGACTGATTTATAATCCTCATTTACCATTTATAATTCTCAAATCCCTTAGTGAATGTAATTTGTTTACTAGATAAAAGGAATTTGCACAATTCTTATTTATTCCGACTACCCAACATCAACAAGACTTTCATTGCTTGCTAAAAGTGCAATGTAGAATATATACAATTAAGTATTTTGCACCAAAAGTCTGCCTGGATTAAAACTTGTGCAAACATTGATTTTATGTTTATAAAATTGAAAAAGATGAGTGAATAGCCTATGTACTTTTACCCCATGTATTATTACAATGTAACCTGCCATGCAGAACATGCCATTGAAACAAAATGGCTTGAATGGATGAAGCACACTCATATTCCTGAAGTAATGCAAACCGGTTGTTTTACAGAATGCAGAATGCTCAAACTGATTTCTCCGGAACACATTGAACACGGTCCAACTTATGCAATTCAATATCTATATAACTCTCCTACTGATTTTGACAAGTATATTGCAAAACACGCGGATGTATTAAGGGACAAGACTTTCAAAGAATTTGGAAATGCCATCCACGCTTTTAGAACCCAACTTGAAATTATTGCACAATTCTAATCTTATATGCGAATACACCTTATAGCCATTGGCGGTGCGGTTATGCACAATCTCGCTCTGGAGCTTCAATTCAGAGGTCATCATGTGAGCGGAAGTGATGACACCATATTTAGTCCTGCAAAAGAGAGATTACAAAATGCCGGGCTGCTACCCGAAAAAGAGGGTTGGTTTGAAGATAAACTCTCAAAAGATATAGACCTCATTATCCTTGGTATGCACGCCAAAGCCAACAATCCTGAGTTGCTGAAAGCCCAATCACTAGGACTCAAAATTCAATCATTTCCCGAGTTCATTGCCTCTCATGCAGCAAGCAAAACACGTATTGTAATTGCGGGGAGTCATGGCAAAACCACTACAACCGCAATGGTGATGCACAGTTTAAAACAACATCAAATCCGGTTTGACTACTTAGTAGGCTCACAACTTGAGGGATTTGAAAGAATGGTATGCCTGAGCGATGCACCTTATATGATTATTGAAGGTGATGAGTATTTATCGTCTGCACTCGATTCCAAACCTAAATTTCTACATTACAAACCGCATGCAGCCGTAATTACAGGGGTTGCGTGGGATCACATCAATGTTTTCAAAACTTATCCTGAATATGTAGAACAGTTTAATTTTTTTACGGGCAGTCTGGCACAGGGCGCAAAGTTATTTGTGCATAAAACT
This region of Bacteroidota bacterium genomic DNA includes:
- a CDS encoding Mur ligase family protein codes for the protein MRIHLIAIGGAVMHNLALELQFRGHHVSGSDDTIFSPAKERLQNAGLLPEKEGWFEDKLSKDIDLIILGMHAKANNPELLKAQSLGLKIQSFPEFIASHAASKTRIVIAGSHGKTTTTAMVMHSLKQHQIRFDYLVGSQLEGFERMVCLSDAPYMIIEGDEYLSSALDSKPKFLHYKPHAAVITGVAWDHINVFKTYPEYVEQFNFFTGSLAQGAKLFVHKTVADEPYFKSKILFEQYDAFEFEDTESNSKVIVDSHQYPMKVFGAFNFQNMKAASLLCKTIGIETQSFLNSMMSFGGTGKRQEKIFESESVIVMRDFAHSPSKVKAAVQAVRQKYANRHFVCMLELHTYSSLNEDFIPHYQDALNCADAALVFVDKHALAIKEKPFPNEDLLNKTFPNAIIAKSIIDIQTFANEQKTKEPAVWMMMSSGNFAGWKF
- a CDS encoding DUF4286 family protein, which gives rise to MYFYPMYYYNVTCHAEHAIETKWLEWMKHTHIPEVMQTGCFTECRMLKLISPEHIEHGPTYAIQYLYNSPTDFDKYIAKHADVLRDKTFKEFGNAIHAFRTQLEIIAQF